TACCAGGGGTCGTCGTTCGGTCCCTCGACCCCTACTACAGAGTGTTATGATCCCCTCGTGGAGCGAGAGCCGCGGGGCGTCGATCGAATCCTGGACGGCCTCGACAGCCCTCAGCGGGTGGCTGTCATGCACGAGGCGGGGCCGCTGCTCATCATCGCCGGCGCGGGGACCGGTAAGACCACGGTCATCACCCGGCGCATCGCGTATCTCATTGCCAGCCGCCGCGCGCGCCCGTCCGAGATCCTGGCCCTCACGTTCACTGACAAGGCCGCCGCCGAGATGGAGGAGCGGGTCGACACCCTCGTCCCCTACGGCTACGCTGACGTGCAGATCTCGACCTTTCACGCGTTCGGCGATCGCCTCATCAAGGAGAACGCCCTCGAGCTCGGTCTCACACCGGACTTTCGGGTGCTCACGCGGGCCGAGCAGGTGATCTTCCTCCGCGACCATCTCTTCGAGTTCCCGCTGCGTCACTACCGCCCTCTGGGCGACCCCACCCGGCACCTGCAGGCCATCCTGAGCCTGTTCAGCCGGCTCAAGGACGAGGACGTGGGGCCCGACGAGTACCTCGCCCACGCGGAGGCGCTGCTCGCGGCGGCGGTGGACGACGAGGCCCGCCTGCAGGCGGAGGAGCATCTGGAGCTCGCGCGGACGTACTCGCAGTACCAGACCCTCATGGCGCGGCTGGGCCAGGTGGATTTCGGAGATCAGATCGTCGAGTCGCTCCGCCTCTTCCGCACACGCCCCCACGTGCTGCGGCGCTACCAGGACCGCTTCAAGTTCATCCTGGTGGACGAGTTCCAGGACACCAACTACGCGCAGTTCGAGGTGGTGAAGCTCCTCGCCGCGAAGAATCGCAACGTGGCGGTGGTGGGCGACGACGATCAGGCCATCTTCCGCTTCCGCGGCGCGTCGATGAGCAACATCCTCGACTTCGATCGCACCTATCCCGACGCGCGCAAGGTAGTGCTGCAGGAGAACCGCCGCTCGCCCCAGGCCGTCCTCGACGCCGCGTACCGGCTCATCCAGCACAACAACCCCGACCGCCTGGAGGTCGCTCAGCAGATCGACAAGCGGCTTATCGCCCGCACACCCGACGGCGGGGAACGCCTAGGCAAGGCGCCCGAGCATCTCGCGTTCGACACGCTCTCCAGCGAGGCCGATCACATCGCGGCCATGATCGCCGAGGGTCACGCGGCGGGGCGGCCGTTGAAGGACTATGCCATCCTCGTCCGGGCCAACCACGACGCCGACGCGTTCCTCCGCGCCCTCAACATGCGCGGGCTCCCGTGGACCTTCTCGGGGAACGCGGGGCTCTACGGGCGGCCCGAGGTGCGGCTGCTCATTGCCTTCTTGCGCGCTGTGGCGCTGTCCGACGAATCGGTGAGCCTGCACTACCTCGCGTCCTCCGATATCTACCAGGTGCCCATCGTCGACCTCACCAAGTGCGCCACGCTGGCCCATCGGCGGAACCGCACGCTGTTCGACGTGCTCCACGATCCGCCGGCGGAGCTGCAGCTGAGCGAGGAGGGCCGCGCCGCGGTGCGGCGACTCGTGACCGATCTCCTCCGGTACATGGAGCTCGCGCGCGAGATGCCCACCGGCGAGCTCTTGTACCAGTTCCTCGTGGACTCGGGCCTCATGACCCGCT
This sequence is a window from Candidatus Methylomirabilota bacterium. Protein-coding genes within it:
- a CDS encoding ATP-dependent DNA helicase, whose amino-acid sequence is MEREPRGVDRILDGLDSPQRVAVMHEAGPLLIIAGAGTGKTTVITRRIAYLIASRRARPSEILALTFTDKAAAEMEERVDTLVPYGYADVQISTFHAFGDRLIKENALELGLTPDFRVLTRAEQVIFLRDHLFEFPLRHYRPLGDPTRHLQAILSLFSRLKDEDVGPDEYLAHAEALLAAAVDDEARLQAEEHLELARTYSQYQTLMARLGQVDFGDQIVESLRLFRTRPHVLRRYQDRFKFILVDEFQDTNYAQFEVVKLLAAKNRNVAVVGDDDQAIFRFRGASMSNILDFDRTYPDARKVVLQENRRSPQAVLDAAYRLIQHNNPDRLEVAQQIDKRLIARTPDGGERLGKAPEHLAFDTLSSEADHIAAMIAEGHAAGRPLKDYAILVRANHDADAFLRALNMRGLPWTFSGNAGLYGRPEVRLLIAFLRAVALSDESVSLHYLASSDIYQVPIVDLTKCATLAHRRNRTLFDVLHDPPAELQLSEEGRAAVRRLVTDLLRYMELAREMPTGELLYQFLVDSGLMTRYAKAPAELEQEVKNVSKFFNRVRDAANVLSYNRVREFVLHLEALMDAGDDPAVVEADADTPAVHVLTVHKAKGLEWPVVFMVNCVQNKFPSTRRSEPVEMPAALIKDALPGGDFHLQEERRLFYVGMTRARDLLYFTSAEDMGGTRRWKVSQFVLEALDLPKEAARPTRVRAIEELMRHAPLPEGQVGAFEILAPDAELTVSHHQVDDYRTCPLKYQYVHLLRIPLRQHHAIVYGSALHTAVEFYLRRRAVGNFTSLEDFLRAFEDAWRNEGFLTREHEEQRKRAGIEALTRFYHEEEASGGKPASVEQEFVFGLGPTRVRGRFDRIDEEPGGTVIVDYKSSDVIDQKVADRRARQSLQLKMYALAHRHATGRLPARVELRFLESGLAGRHVPTEQDLAEAERAILEAAAGIRGRRFEATPGYQTCRFCAYNQICPSTATRE